The following is a genomic window from Streptomyces chrestomyceticus JCM 4735.
GATGCTCCGGGACGGCCATGCGCCCCGGGCCGGACGCCTCGACAGGGGCGCCCGGCCCGGGGCGGCACGTGATCAGGACTGCGGCGGCTGGTCCTGGCCCTGATCCTGGTCGAACTGGCCTTTGAGCTTGTCCTGGGCCGTGTCGACCTGGCCGCTGTACTTGCCCTGAGTCTTGTCGTCGACGAAGTCGCCGGCCTTGTCGACGCCCTTGCCGGCCTGGT
Proteins encoded in this region:
- a CDS encoding antitoxin, with the translated sequence MSVLDKLKQMLKGHEDQAGKGVDKAGDFVDDKTQGKYSGQVDTAQDKLKGQFDQDQGQDQPPQS